The sequence below is a genomic window from Clostridium putrefaciens.
CATTTTAAAAAAACATATATTTTTAAATAACAAAAATGGGACTATAAAAGTCCCTTTTGCTATAAAATAATTTATGTAACTATTATATATTATTTACGTTCTCTAACCTTAGCAGCCTTACCAACTCTATCTCTTAAGTAGAATAATTTAGCTCTTCTGATTTTACCTTTTCTTATTACTTCTATTTTTTCAACTATTGGAGCATTTAAAGGAAATGTTCTTTCTACCCCTACACCTGAAGCTAGTCTTCTTACAGTGAATGTTTCTCTTACTCCACCGTTTTGTCTCTTAAGAACAGTACCTTCGAAAATTTGTATTCTTTCTCTAGTTCCTTCTTTTATTCTTACGTGTACCTTAATTGTATCACCTACGTTAAAGTTTGGTAGGTCACTTCTTAGTTGTTCTGCTTCAATAGCTCTTATTAATTCATTCATTGTGTATTCCTCCTTAAACTAATTTAACGTTCTTGCCAGTATCTCTGACAGAGGACCGTTCGTACTAACACATTTGATATTTTATCACATATTCTAGGCAAATTCAATGTTTTCTTGTAACTTATTAATATATTTTATAACTTATCAATATTTTTTAATAATTTTATATCTTCTTTGCTAAGAGAAAACTTTTTAAAAAGGTCCAACCGATTTTTTTTAGTTAATAAAAGAGACATGGTTTTTCTCCATTTCCTTATGTTCTCATGATGACCGGAAATAAGTACTTCTGGTACCCTTTCACCATTAAAAACTTCAGGTCTTGTGTACTGAGGATACTCTAGAAGCCCATTATAAAAAGATTCATCTTCATAGCTGCTACTGCTAGATAATACCCCTGGCACCAGTCTACATATGCTATCTATTACTGGTATAGCAGCCATTTCACCACCGGTAAGTATAAAGTCCCCTAAAG
It includes:
- the rplS gene encoding 50S ribosomal protein L19 codes for the protein MNELIRAIEAEQLRSDLPNFNVGDTIKVHVRIKEGTRERIQIFEGTVLKRQNGGVRETFTVRRLASGVGVERTFPLNAPIVEKIEVIRKGKIRRAKLFYLRDRVGKAAKVRERK